The following coding sequences lie in one Arabidopsis thaliana chromosome 3, partial sequence genomic window:
- the SDR2 gene encoding NAD(P)-binding Rossmann-fold superfamily protein (NAD(P)-binding Rossmann-fold superfamily protein; FUNCTIONS IN: oxidoreductase activity, binding, catalytic activity; INVOLVED IN: oxidation reduction, metabolic process; LOCATED IN: cellular_component unknown; EXPRESSED IN: cotyledon, root; CONTAINS InterPro DOMAIN/s: NAD(P)-binding domain (InterPro:IPR016040), Glucose/ribitol dehydrogenase (InterPro:IPR002347), Short-chain dehydrogenase/reductase SDR (InterPro:IPR002198); BEST Arabidopsis thaliana protein match is: NAD(P)-binding Rossmann-fold superfamily protein (TAIR:AT3G26770.1); Has 119773 Blast hits to 119555 proteins in 3701 species: Archae - 1000; Bacteria - 77051; Metazoa - 6334; Fungi - 6742; Plants - 2947; Viruses - 5; Other Eukaryotes - 25694 (source: NCBI BLink).), which translates to MPAQVIAEQTTFHSVHDTIMEETNTTLYPKRLEGKVAIITGGAHGIGKATVMLFARHGATVVIADVDNVAGSSLAKSLSSHKTSPMVAFISCDVSVEADVENLVNVTVARYGRLDILFNNAGVLGDQKKHKSILDFDADEFDHVMRVNVRGVGLGMKHGARAMIKRGFKGCIISTASVAGVMGGMGPHAYTASKHAIVGLTKNAACELGKYGIRVNCISPFGVATSMLVNAWRKTSGGDVEDDDVEEMEEFVRSLANLKGETLRANDIAEAALYLASDESKYVNGHNLVVDGGVTTARNCVGL; encoded by the exons ATGCCTGCCCAAGTGATCGCTGAGCAGACCACCTTTCACTCCGTCCACGACACCATTATGGAGGAGACGAATACAACTTTATATCCTAAGAG GTTGGAAGGAAAAGTAGCCATCATAACCGGAGGCGCACATGGAATAGGCAAAGCAACCGTCATGTTATTCGCTAGACACGGTGCCACAGTGGTGATTGCTGACGTGGACAACGTAGCTGGCTCTTCCCTGGCTAAGTCACTCTCATCCCACAAAACCTCCCCGATGGTGGCATTCATTAGCTGCGATGTCTCCGTAGAAGCCGACGTGGAAAACCTTGTGAACGTAACCGTTGCACGGTACGGTAGGCTTGACATTCTATTCAACAACGCGGGAGTTCTCGGAGAtcagaagaaacacaaaagcaTATTAGACTTCGACGCGGACGAGTTTGACCACGTGATGCGTGTGAACGTACGTGGCGTAGGACTCGGCATGAAACACGGGGCACGCGCTATGATCAAGAGAGGATTCAAAGGCTGCATAATCTCCACGGCGAGTGTAGCCGGTGTGATGGGTGGAATGGGACCACACGCTTACACAGCCTCGAAACATGCGATCGTTGGTTTGACCAAGAACGCAGCGTGTGAGCTAGGCAAGTATGGGATTAGGGTTAATTGTATATCACCGTTTGGAGTTGCCACGTCGATGCTGGTTAACGCGTGGCGAAAGACGAGTGGTGGTGACGTGGAAGATGATGACGTGGAGGAGATGGAGGAGTTTGTGAGGAGTTTGGCTAATTTGAAAGGAGAGACATTGAGAGCGAATGATATAGCTGAAGCAGCGTTATATTTGGCGAGTGATGAGTCTAAGTATGTGAACGGACATAATCTTGTCGTTGACGGTGGTGTTACGACTGCAAGAAACTGTGTTGGTTTGTGA